A region of Marnyiella aurantia DNA encodes the following proteins:
- a CDS encoding BadF/BadG/BcrA/BcrD ATPase family protein — protein MIAIVDGGSTKCDWVVLDKFGNLFLKTETTGFNPNMISPELIVQEIERNQNLLTVKDSMQKVFFYGSGCGVAENAAVVDKELQKVFRNAEILVKEDLTAAAYAAYNGRPAIVCILGTGSNSCYFDGTSVRRELPSLGFLIGDEGSGSAMGKHLLRRFFMKKLPHDLHIKFLERYQLTIEVALKHMYHSPRANAYLAEFNKFVVENKSHPYFQNMVFDEMKNFLDYQVLPYEEANSAEINFIGSIAYYYEDILRAAAAELNLKVGTVVQKPIESLVEYHKKYLLPQLH, from the coding sequence ATGATAGCTATAGTTGATGGCGGTTCTACCAAATGCGACTGGGTTGTATTGGATAAATTTGGAAACCTATTCCTGAAAACCGAAACCACGGGCTTTAATCCGAATATGATCAGTCCCGAACTTATTGTTCAGGAGATTGAGAGAAATCAAAACCTTCTCACTGTTAAAGACAGTATGCAGAAGGTTTTTTTCTATGGTTCGGGTTGTGGGGTAGCCGAAAATGCCGCTGTTGTGGACAAAGAACTTCAGAAGGTTTTCCGCAACGCGGAAATACTTGTAAAGGAGGATCTGACCGCTGCTGCGTACGCGGCCTATAATGGCAGGCCGGCAATAGTCTGCATTCTGGGAACCGGCTCCAATTCATGTTATTTTGACGGTACTTCGGTGCGTAGGGAATTACCATCACTGGGCTTTCTGATTGGAGATGAGGGTAGTGGAAGTGCAATGGGAAAGCACCTGCTCAGAAGATTTTTTATGAAAAAGCTTCCCCACGACCTTCATATTAAGTTTCTGGAGCGTTACCAGCTTACGATCGAGGTGGCGCTGAAACATATGTATCACAGTCCGCGCGCCAATGCTTACCTGGCGGAATTCAACAAATTCGTGGTAGAGAACAAATCACATCCATATTTTCAGAACATGGTTTTTGACGAAATGAAAAACTTTCTCGATTATCAGGTTCTGCCTTATGAGGAAGCGAACAGTGCCGAAATTAATTTTATAGGTTCCATAGCCTATTATTATGAGGATATTCTGCGCGCAGCTGCTGCAGAGCTAAACCTCAAAGTGGGAACCGTAGTTCAGAAACCTATAGAAAGTTTGGTGGAGTACCATAAAAAATACCTCCTTCCACAACTTCATTAA
- a CDS encoding GtrA family protein, with protein MKQLLLKQKQVLSFIIAGGASAVVEIGSFKLFSISLPQILSWEQNIFGIHYPLSNVLSTTCGIFFNYFLSIWFVFERGKHSKKREFAYFMFVSFFSTILSLTVFQIFYYFVFRDNLHLGFYTLSPIMISKIAAIGLVSVINYSVKKRVIFNG; from the coding sequence ATGAAGCAACTGCTGTTGAAACAAAAACAGGTATTATCATTTATTATTGCAGGTGGTGCAAGTGCAGTTGTGGAGATTGGAAGTTTCAAACTTTTCAGTATTTCCCTGCCCCAAATACTTTCCTGGGAACAGAATATCTTTGGAATTCACTACCCGCTGAGCAATGTACTTTCCACAACCTGCGGTATCTTCTTCAACTACTTCCTGAGCATCTGGTTCGTTTTTGAACGCGGCAAACATTCCAAAAAGCGGGAGTTCGCCTATTTTATGTTTGTTTCGTTTTTCTCCACCATCCTGAGCTTAACGGTGTTCCAGATTTTCTACTACTTTGTATTCCGCGATAACCTTCATCTTGGCTTTTACACACTGAGTCCCATTATGATCAGCAAGATTGCGGCAATCGGTTTGGTTTCAGTTATAAATTATTCGGTAAAAAAAAGGGTGATCTTCAACGGATAA
- a CDS encoding lysophospholipid acyltransferase family protein, whose translation MTRILNYIWRGWFILLAFVLIVLFCIPVLLLSIREKDFKYAYVFMWLFCVTVFFGMGFRYSLIRKTKEKLDKDRNYIFIANHTSTIDIMLMTVLHRQHPVCFIGKAELAKIPIFGILYKRIAILVDRKSPKSRADVYRRAAEKMRHGQNIVIFPEGGVAEDPKIILDEFKDGAFILSTKHDFPIAVYTFAGLREMFPFDNGKGHPGKVSVYLNKILEPTTVNEMKSGCFREIKSTLEQHYSRQ comes from the coding sequence ATGACCCGTATCCTGAACTATATCTGGCGCGGCTGGTTTATCCTGCTTGCCTTCGTCCTTATCGTACTTTTCTGTATTCCCGTTCTACTGCTCTCCATCCGCGAGAAGGATTTTAAATATGCGTATGTGTTCATGTGGCTTTTCTGCGTCACGGTTTTTTTTGGAATGGGCTTCCGGTACAGTCTTATCAGAAAGACAAAAGAAAAACTGGACAAAGACCGAAATTATATATTCATCGCCAACCATACTTCTACTATTGATATTATGCTGATGACGGTGCTGCACCGCCAGCATCCGGTCTGTTTTATTGGGAAAGCTGAACTTGCCAAAATCCCAATTTTCGGGATCCTATATAAGCGTATTGCCATCCTGGTAGACAGGAAAAGTCCTAAAAGCCGCGCTGATGTGTACCGCCGCGCCGCCGAAAAGATGCGCCACGGGCAGAACATCGTTATTTTTCCTGAAGGCGGTGTGGCCGAAGACCCGAAGATTATCCTGGACGAATTTAAAGACGGTGCATTTATCCTCTCTACGAAACATGACTTCCCAATCGCTGTTTACACCTTTGCAGGGCTTAGGGAAATGTTCCCGTTCGACAATGGAAAAGGACATCCCGGTAAGGTGTCGGTATACCTCAACAAGATTCTGGAGCCAACTACAGTAAACGAAATGAAATCAGGATGCTTCCGCGAAATCAAAAGTACCCTTGAGCAGCATTATTCAAGACAATAA